In the Muricauda sp. MAR_2010_75 genome, one interval contains:
- a CDS encoding cell division protein ZapA: MDEKLKIKLSIADRVYPLTIDPKQEEGLRKAAKNIENLAKKFEQNYAVRDKQDVLAMCALQFASKIEQSGIDRTESTEAAFERLKALDDLVHSKLGE; this comes from the coding sequence ATGGATGAGAAGCTGAAAATAAAGCTTTCCATAGCCGATAGGGTGTATCCGTTAACGATAGACCCAAAGCAAGAGGAAGGATTGCGCAAAGCGGCCAAGAACATTGAGAATTTGGCCAAAAAATTTGAGCAAAACTATGCGGTAAGGGATAAACAGGACGTTTTGGCCATGTGTGCCCTTCAGTTCGCCTCAAAAATAGAGCAAAGTGGAATAGACCGTACGGAAAGTACCGAAGCAGCGTTTGAACGCCTTAAGGCGTTGGATGACTTGGTACATTCCAAACTCGGTGAATAA